CTTTCTTATGCCCGCCTTTCTCAAAACTTTCCACAATCTTATCTCTTCACCTTCCTTTTTCAATTCCCTAATTGCCCACTTTATCCTTCTTAATTGAAAATCCCTTCTGCTTTCCTTTACCGAATCAATGTATTGCTTTGTAAGGGGCAGCTTGTCCAAATGTTTCTCTAGGAGTCCTCTTATACCTAATTTACTGCCGACCAAACTTAAACTAATCCGTTCAGGCTTTTCAGTAGAGTTCAGCATTTCCTCGACTACCACTTTTACCTTGTCTAATATTTCCTTATCCCTTTTATCCCAATCAACACGCGCATTTCTATATTTATATATCGGCTCTGGAGAATTAGACTTAAGCCATTCCTTATCGTTTCGATATAACCAGGCATAAACTGCCTTGTTTAGCTGCCGCAGCTCCGTTTTGCTTTTGTCAGGATACTGATTCATCAATTTCAGCCATTCCTCTCTGTAATAATCCCTCTTATCAGCAGCCGTAACGCTGTCCCCTTTATCTTTGAACATTTCTCGATCGTTTCCTTTCTCCCAACAAGTCTCAAGTCCCAGCTTGGCAGCATATTTCTTTACCGTCTTCGGATCTGCTCCCATCAGCTTCGCTGTTTGCCTCAAGCTCAATCCCTTTTCGACAAGTTCCTTAAGCTTCGCCTCCCACACATGCCCGAATTGCTTAATCTTCCCAACCTTATACCGAGATTCTTCAGTAACATCAGGCCCTGTCCTTGCATATACAAATCCGCAGTCACAGGTAAATGTCCCAACAGGCTTCTTTGTATCGTTGCTGTAAGAGATCTTTAATTGCTTTACCACAGGTTTAAGGTAATGCTCCGCTACAGGGTTAAGGCACGGCCAGGGTCCGTCTCCGAAAGGCTTATAGGTTAACTGCTTGTAAAACAAATCTGAGATGGTTATACCCAAAAACCTTGCCAAAAGCAAATGCCTGATGGGATGACTTGCCCTGTTTCTCCCTCTGACCATATCTGCAAGCCAATTATTCTCACTGCCGATTTCAATACTCGATTGCACAAGTGTCAAAAATTCCTCTCCGTAAAACTGTACAAACTCCTCGGTTAATTTTTTCTGCATTACATTCCCATTTATAGTAGCAAAGCCTTGCTCTATTAGCTTCGCTTTATACTGTTCATTA
The DNA window shown above is from Caldicellulosiruptor owensensis OL and carries:
- a CDS encoding TnsD family Tn7-like transposition protein, whose translation is MMPFFPTPYPDELLYSVLARYHLRSGNISFKATMEDAFSTKNATAVVELPSNINALISNLPLNNEYTTDYLIDNHTLFPFYTAFLSPKRSQWVRDNMMKRNGKGIYGKTGIMASSIAANKYFKFCPLCNEEDKEQYGELYWHRIHQIPGVLVCSKHQVVLCNSKVPIKGYNKHQYVAASEENCIKQDGVCAYSNKTMLHLTELAKDVEFLLNNRFERRPMEWFNEQYKAKLIEQGFATINGNVMQKKLTEEFVQFYGEEFLTLVQSSIEIGSENNWLADMVRGRNRASHPIRHLLLARFLGITISDLFYKQLTYKPFGDGPWPCLNPVAEHYLKPVVKQLKISYSNDTKKPVGTFTCDCGFVYARTGPDVTEESRYKVGKIKQFGHVWEAKLKELVEKGLSLRQTAKLMGADPKTVKKYAAKLGLETCWEKGNDREMFKDKGDSVTAADKRDYYREEWLKLMNQYPDKSKTELRQLNKAVYAWLYRNDKEWLKSNSPEPIYKYRNARVDWDKRDKEILDKVKVVVEEMLNSTEKPERISLSLVGSKLGIRGLLEKHLDKLPLTKQYIDSVKESRRDFQLRRIKWAIRELKKEGEEIRLWKVLRKAGIRKEFRQELENYISEIREK